A stretch of DNA from Anopheles ziemanni chromosome 3, idAnoZiCoDA_A2_x.2, whole genome shotgun sequence:
TGCTGTGTGCGAACTGACATTGCAAGATCCCAAAGTGACCTATCGTATGATAAAGGCAACCTTTGGTATTAGTACAATATTGCATAAacataatatttgttttcgttctctaatcccaaaacataaaaggcaaccctcgcATGATTACGTCTGtatttgtttattgattttctttatattaatgtaaataaaatgattcaaaatcttTATCAGTTACACGCGTTGCCATTTGCCTGTACTAGCATTATCACAAACGCTTGTTTTGCGTTCTGCTCCCGTTACTAGCTATTGCTAAACTTTCGTACAACGTGTATGTTTATCGCAAGAAACATTGCAacacatatttttcatctATCTCTCACGACGGTCTGCAACAGTCTGCCAATCTctctcgatcttcttcattttcactttcgttcgattgatgttttgaatatttgtCCCTCTTGCCCAATGATGCCGATTCGCATGCTGCATCGTAGCTTAGTGTGCATCACCAGCCACTTCAGCAAAGCGAGGCGGCACCCGACGACCGTTGGTGTTACTAGCGACTGCCTTCTTATCGGGATCTGCAGCCATGTAATCTTCCACGGTAACGTAGTGGGGCCCTCCGTAAAAGTCAAGTACGGCAATTTGCACAATGTCAAGCTTGCACAGGAAAAAGTTGTGCCCATCGGCTAAGCGGAGAAGATAAAATTATATGAAAAGAGATTAGCAAAAGGTTGATAACATTTGTGTCATCTTAGGCTTACTTTCGATCCACTTTTTCGCAGCCGGATGACGACTGAACATAGCGGACGAGCCAAATTGATACTCGGGCGATGTTTCGTTGATTTTCACCACAGTGCCTGAGATCATTATGCGTGCACACGTTGGTTCCATGGGGTCGATGCCATTCTTTGTGCAGTACAAATCTTGGTCCATCGAGAGCAACACAGTCAGGCGGTTATCCTTGGCCAGATCTTGAGCCGTGTAGTCGAGCATGGTCAAATAGAAGTACAACACACCGGTGGATTTTTCTCCACGGGCACTATCCGCCACCGAGATGATGTTGACCATGGGGAAGCCCTTAACAGCGGCCACCGTAGATAACGAGCCCATAGAAACCCATTCTGGATAGATGAAGATGAAGTGTACATTAGTTGCTAAATAATTCATTATCTAGGAACAGGTGAGACGTACCGGCCTTATGTACGAGGTAACGAGCCATCTTGGCGTACTCCTTGTAATTTGGTGGTGTATCGTTAGTCGTTTCGAAGGTTTCCATCAATCCCCAGGACCGTATATTGTTCCAGCATGCGTACGTGGTCAGCAACGATAGAGCGAGTAGAATGTAAATTACAACCCATCGTCTTGAGCTATCAGCAACTGGTGGCCTCGTCTCAGGTTCAATGACCTTTTTGTACGAAACCGTCGGAATCGTCATTTTGGTGGCGTGGTGCTGGACTAAACAAAAATAGGATAAAACGCAATACCAATATTTCAGTTAAAACGCCCCTTTGTACAAGTAAATGCGTCGATCGCGTAGTAGGCGAAATCTTGTAGGCCTCTTTGTTTCGATGCGTCAACACATGACTCAAGCGTTTGCGAGTGATAAAACTGCACAGCAAGATCGCGGAGGGTAAGCGTACACTGATGATCACCATACACGATCGCCAAGGGCAAAActggtttttcctttgtttgattttgcgaACCAAATTCGAGACACCTTTGATAATGGTTCATCTGATGTGTCGCGAAAAAACTTACCCTCAACTTACTGGACACTGGAATTTCTCCTGTATTTATATTCTTTACGACGGGAGCAAGAGTCGCCGATGAAATGGTGCAGTTTGTGTTCGCTGCAGCTTGTTTTGAACAAATTGGTCCGCAAACTGATCTTGACGTATAACATACGACCAAGGTTCTTTCAAAAAAGCTTCAAAACCTTCACACATTTGAAGTGATGGCTGAAAAAGCCGTTTcgtaaataacttttaagtTCCTGGACTAATTTGAGCAATTAATCCCACAAACGATAGTTCTTTTAAAAGCCTACAACATTTTTGAGAAATATTTTCCCGCTGTAGCTAGTTTAATAAGGATAAATTAACAGGCTAAAAAAGTATATAGTAACCTTGGTTGGAGTTTTTAGCTTGAATCTGATAACTTTTTAGTCTTCGGAGcatttttaaaagtttatcTCTCATATAAATAACAATACCAAAACTCGAACTCAAACAAAATccttttatgaaaaaatttCTATTCATTTGTTCCAATTTTCTTTGTCTCAAACCGGTTCGCAATTGAATGCAATATTGCATCGAACTAACTTGAACTGGTGTAGCGTTTTCTTTTGAATGttaacagatttttttttacgttttgttttttttcaaccaagGAATCATGTCGATTTTCTCTAAAATTTCTGTAAAAACTGTGCTAGCATGTTTGTACTTGCTGTAAAAACTGTACTAGCATGTTTGTAAAGCCAAATTTGTCAATCAGCGTAGACAATCCTTAACGCTTGATAGTAAATCTAGTAATAACACCTTCCATAAAAATGCACTCCA
This window harbors:
- the LOC131287006 gene encoding protein CREG1; amino-acid sequence: MTIPTVSYKKVIEPETRPPVADSSRRWVVIYILLALSLLTTYACWNNIRSWGLMETFETTNDTPPNYKEYAKMARYLVHKAEWVSMGSLSTVAAVKGFPMVNIISVADSARGEKSTGVLYFYLTMLDYTAQDLAKDNRLTVLLSMDQDLYCTKNGIDPMEPTCARIMISGTVVKINETSPEYQFGSSAMFSRHPAAKKWIETDGHNFFLCKLDIVQIAVLDFYGGPHYVTVEDYMAADPDKKAVASNTNGRRVPPRFAEVAGDAH